The Streptomyces sp. NBC_00510 genomic interval GCGCAGTGATGCGTCAATGAATGTTTCGCGCGATCGCGCGCGCACGGCGCCGATTACCCCATTCACGCGACGAACGGCCGGCTCCCTGGATCCGGGGACCGCAGCGGATATCACCCATACTGGTGATGCGCGCGGCGTGCGGGCCGCCCACGGAGGAGTGCAGCGGAAACGCCACCGTGGGCACGGACGACGGAAAGGCTCCGGTTCCGACAGCGGTCAAGTACCGAGCAAGGCCGGGCCGCCGATGGCGCACCGCCCACCGGCGGCCCCAACAGGCCCTCGTCCCCGCTCCCTTGCGCGCCTACGGGGTCTGCGCGGTGTTCCGCATGCGGGCGGCGTCCCGGCTCGGGGGAGCGCCGAACTGGCGGTGGTACTCGCGGCTGAACTGCGAGAGGTTGTCGTACCCGACGCGTTGGCCGACTCCGGTGACGTCGCCCGGGTGGGTGGCGAGCAGCAGCCGTGCCTCCTGCAGCCGGATCTGCTTCTGGAACTGGATCGGGCTCATCGCCGTCACCGCCTGGAAGTTGCGGTAGAAGGCGGAGACGCTCATCCCGGAGCGACGCGCCACGTCCTCGACCCGGAACGGCTCGGCATAGTGCTCGCGGATCCAGCGCACGGCCCGGGAGACGTGGCTGAGGCCGCTGTCGGCCAGGCCGAGCTGGCGCACCGCCGCACCCTGCTCGCCGGTCATCAGACGCCACAGGATCTCGCGCTTGACCAGCGGGGCCAGCACGGCGCGGTCACGGGGTTCGTCGAGCAGGCGCAACAGCCGGACCACCGCGTCCAGCAGCGGCGCCGGGGCGTCGCTGACGGCGATCCCCGACGGGGCGCCCCCGCCGGCCCGGGGGATGTCCCCCGGGCCGGCCTGCAACAGCAACTCGGCGACGGCGGACGGTTCCAGCGTCAGCCCGAAGCCCAACGCCGGCCGGTCGGGGTCCGCCTGGGTGAACTGCCCGGTCACGGGCAGGTCGACGGATGCGACCAGGTACTGCCCGGGTCCGTACTCGTAGACCCGGTCGCCCAGCGCGAGGCGTTTGGCGCCCTGGGCGATGACCGCGAGCACCGTGCCGGACGTCGAGGGCGCCGGCGGATCCGGCCGGTCCACCCTCGAGACCAGGACGCCGTCGATGTCCGTGGTCGAGTCGGAGCGGGCGTGCCGGGCCAGCAGGGTGCGGAGCTCTTCGAAGGGCATGCGCCCATTGCAGCACCACTGCGTGCGGCAGCTCCCCCGAATGAGAGGAACGTGCAAGGACGAGCGAGCATCGTTCTAACGTTTCCGCAGGTCAGCTCGGTTGAATGGAACCACTCCACTCCATCACCGGGAAGAAGGAATCGATGATTGTGCAGTACGGCTTCAACGCCACCCTGACCGCCAGGCCCGGAACGGGCGACCGGCTGGTGGACCTGCTGCTGACCGGGCTGAACGAGGGCAGCCCCGGCGCGAGCGAACACTGCCTCGTCTACCTCGTCTCCCGTTCCGCCTCCGATCCCGACGTCGTCCACGTCACCGAGGGATGGACCAGCGAGGAGGACCACCACCGGATCTTCGCCGGCGAGGCCGCCCAGGCCATCGTGGCGCAGATCGACGGACTGCTGGCCGAAGAGCCCGCATACACCGACTACGTCCCGGTCCGCGGCAAGGCCGCCTTCTGAAGCCGGGACGCCGCTGCGTCCGTCACCACCCCACGAAAGGCCCACGACCATGACCACGAGCATGCCCGCGACCACCTCCACGACCACGCCGCGACCCGCCCTGGACCCCGAACTGCGCGATCTCCTGGCCGACATGCCGCTGATGTCCCAGCTCAGCCCGGAGGTACTCGCGCAACTGCGCCGGATGCCGTCGCCACCCGTCGACTCCCTCACCGCCCACCGTCGGATCGACCGGCGCGAGATCACCGTGCCGGCCGAGGACGGTACCCCTCTTCCCCTGTCGGTGTTCAGCCCCGCGAACACCGATCGCAGCACGGCCGCACCCTGCATCTACTGGATGCACGGCGGCGGGATGGTCATGGGCGACCGGTTCTCACAGATCGACATCCCGCTGGAGTGGCTCGACACCTTCGGCGCGGTCGTCGCCTCCGTGGACTACCGGCTCGCCCCCGAGGCCACCGGCACCACCCTCGTCGAGGACTGCTACCAGGGGCTGTTCTGGATCTCCGAACATGCCGAGGAACTGGGCATCGACCCCGCCCGGATCGTCGTCGCCGGCGCCAGCGCGGGCGGCGGACTCGCGGCCGGAGTCACCCTGATGGCCCGCGACCTCGGCACCCCCGCCATCGCCGCCCAGATGCTGATCTGCCCCATGCTCGACCACCGCGACACCACCGCCTCCAGCCGCCAGTACTCCGGCGGGCCCGGCGTCTGGACCCGGGAGATGAACGCGTTCGGATGGCGCGCGGTCCTCGGTGACCGCACCGACGACGAGGTGTCCCCGTACGTCTCGCCCGCGCTGGCCGACGACCTCTCAAGCCTGCCGACCACCTACGTCGACACCGGCTCCGCCGAGGTCTTCCGCGACGAGGACACCGACTACGCCACCCGCATCTGGGCGGCCGGCGGCCAAGCCGAACTCCACGTCTGGGCAGGCGGTTTCCACGGCTTCGACGCCCTGTACCCGCAGGCGCGCATCTCGGCCACGGCCCGCCGGACCCGCACCGACTGGCTCGCCCGGCTCCTGTCCCCCCACCCCGCCGCGTAACGCCGCACGCGTGGGTCCCGAAATGGGTGCGGGGGGTTGTGCGCCGGAATCCCGGCGCACCACCCCCTCTCCGTCACGGCAGGATCTCGACGCACCCGTCGGTTCCGTGCACGCGGATCCGCTGTCCGTCCCGGATCCGCCGGGTGGCCTGCTCCACGCCCACGACGGCCGGCAGGCCGTACTCCCGGGCGATCACCGCGCCATGTGTCATCAGACCGCCCACCTCGGTCACCAGGCCCGCGATGGCGACGAACAGCGGCGACCAGCTGGGGTCCGTGAAGGTCGTGACCAGGATGTCGCCCGCCTCGAGATCGGCCTCCGCCATGTCGAGGATGACGCGGGCCCTCCCCTCGACGGTCCCGGCGGAGACCGGTACGCCGATCAGGGCGCCGGGCGGCACGTCGTCGCGCCGGTACGCCCCGGTGAGGGCCTCGCCGTCCGATGTGAGGACCCGGGGCGGTGTGAGCGCCTGGTACGACCGGAACGCGTCCTTGCGCTGTTGGATGAGCCGGGCGTCCACCTGGTGCGAGCGCACGACGTCGTGGAATTCCTGGAACGTGAGGTAGAAGACGTCCTCCTTCTCGGCGAGCACGCCGGCCTGCACGAGGCGTTCGGCCTCCTCCAGCAGGGCCCGCTTGTAGACGAAGTAGCGGCTGACGATGCCGTACTTCGGGTACTCCCGGTACCCGATGAAAGTTCGGACCCGGTCGATCATCCGCTTGGCCTCGTCGGCCTTCCGGTCCCCGTCCGGCAGGGCCCGCAGGCGTGCCAGCACGTCCTGTTCCTTCTCCTGCGCCTTCTGCCGGCCTTCCTCGAAGCGCCGCTCGGCGGCGCCCGGCTCGAAGTTCCTGACGTTGTCGAGGATCACGGGCACGAGCGTGGTGGGGCGCTCGCGCCAGCGCGGCCTCGTGATGTCGATCTCGGCGACGCAGCGCATGCCGTACCGGTCGAGGTAGCCCTCGATGGCGTCGCGTGCCTCGGTCCCCCCGGCGAGTTTCGGCAGCTCGTCCAGGAAGCTCTCGTCCTGCACGCCCTGCAGGAACGCCACCACCTGCGCGTGCGGGCGGATCACGTCCGCGACGTCGAGCAGCGCCAGTCCCATCTCCGACGTGATGTTGTCGGGGGCGGACAGCGTGAGCGTGTCAGCCGCGTTCTTCTCGCCCAGCCACTCCTGCAGCTTGTCGTTGAGCCACCAGGTGGCCTCCATCCCCGCCATGATCGCCTGCATGTTCAGCGGATCACCGAGGGCCCGCTTGTGCTCCTCGAAGGCCTCCAGCAGGAAGTCGAACAGCGCCGGGCCGGTCTTCGCCTGGATGTCGCGCTCCAGGGCGGCGATGGACACCTGGCTGCGCTCGATCAGCTCGGTGACGATGGCCGGATCGGTCGCGATCGGGGCGGGAGCAGCGCCGAACGGGAGCCCGCCGGGAGGTGCGTCCGGGAGTGACGGGACGAAGTCGTCGCGGTCGAGGACGGTCTCCAGAGCGTCCCTGACCAGTGGATCGCCCTTCCCCATGACGTCCAGGAGGGCGGCGCGGCTCGCGGGCGAGGCCAGGCGCCGGGTGGCGTCGACGAACAGCCTCCCGCCGGCCGTGTGCATCGGCGCCATGGCCGTCAGCTGCCACATGGACAGCCCCAGGGGCTTCATGGGGTCGGTCATCATCTGCTGATGGCCGACGGATACGTAGACGTGGTTCTCCTCGTCCCCGGCCTCGGGGATGGGGAACAGCGTCGTGATCGGCCGGCTCTGAACGATCTGGAAGGAGTCGTCGACCAGGCACCATTCGATGTCCTGCGGGCGGCCGAAGTGCGCTTCGATCCGCCGCCCGAGCTGCACGAGCCGTACGACCTGCGCATCCGTCAGCGCCGGCTGCTCCTGCCGCTGCGCGTCGATGGCCACTTCGTGCGTGCCGCCGGTCGGCAGGGCGTGAACGGCACGTTGTTTGGCGGCGATCGCCTTGGTGACGACTTCGCCGTCCCGCACCGTGAAGACGTCCGGGTTCACCAGGCCGGAGACCAGGGCCTCGCCGAGGCCGAAGCCGGCGTCCACGGTGGCGAGCTTCCGGTTGCCCGTGACGGGGTCGGCCGTGAACAGGATGCCGGCCGCGTGCGGGAACACCATCTGCTGCACGACCACGGCCATGTGGACCGTACGGTGGTCGATGCCGTTGCGCCGCCGGTAGGTCACGGCCCGCTCGGTGAACAGCGAGGCCCAGCACCGGCTGACGTGCCGGAGGATCGCCGCCGGCCCCACGACGTTCAGATAGGTGTCCTGCTGGCCGGCGAAGGAGGCCGTCGGCAGGTCCTCCGCCGTCGCGCTGGACCGCACGGCGTAGGCGGCCTGCTCGCCGAGCCGGGTGAGCGGGCGGGCGATCGCCGCCGCGAGATCGTCCGGGATGGCGATCCCTTCGATGGCCCGGCGGATCTGCGCGCTGAGCGTGCGGATCGCCTCGTGGTCGTCCGGGTCCAGGCGCGACAGCTCATCGAGCCGGTCGTCGATCGACGGGGCTTCCGCCATGATCCGCCGGAAGGCGTCCGTCGTCACGCAGAAGCCGTCCGGCACGCGGATGCCGTCGATCCGCGACAGCCCGCCCAGGTGCGCGCCCTTGCCGCCGACGACCGCGACCCGCGTCTCGTCGACCTCGTGCAGATCGATCACGTACTGCTCGCTCAACGCGATACCTCCGTCGACAACACACGCACGTCGTGCCCTCATTTCCGCAGGTTGTGGCCTCGGCCGACGATTGTGCGCCACCCCCCGGGCCTTGCCGCAAGCCCCCCGGTGCGCTATACCTTGAGAGTGGCAAGGAGAGACTTCTCCTTGCCTTTGCTTTTTCCCGTCCGCTGGAACCGGCCGGACGTCCCACCGGCCCACGGATGCGGCCGCGGAACGGAACCTGGAATGCGAAACGGCCCGCCGGGGGAACCGGCAGGCCGTCGCGAAGACCGTGGCTAGGGGATGTGTATCGTCACGGACTTGCCGGGCTTGAGGGTGAGCTGCTTGCGGAAGGCGCCGGCGCGCAGCTCGGTGGCGGTCCCGCCGGTGCTGCGGACGGTCGCCTCGGTCACCTTGCCGTTGCGCCAGGACAGGTCCACCTCGAAGCCGCCGCGGGCGCCGACGCCGGTCACGGAACCCTTGGCCGCCCAGGCCTGGGGGAGTGCGGGCAGCAGCTCGATGACGCCCGGCCGCGAGTAGAGGATCATCTCCAGCGCGGCGGTGGCACCGCCCAGGTTCGCGTCGATCTGGAAGATCGTGTAGCTGCCCTGGCTGTACATGTCGAACCAGTTGGCCGAGGTGCCGTTGCCGTTGGTGATGGACGGCCGCAGGACCGTCAGGTACAGCTGGTAGGCCTTCTCCGCGTCCTTCAGCCGGGACCAGCACAGCGACCGCCACGCGCACGCCCAGCCGAAACTGTCCATGCCGCGCGCGGTGAGCAGGGCACGGACCCCTTCGAGCAGCTCCGGCGGGCTGGTGTCGGCGGCTATCCGGTCGCCCGGGTAGAAGCCGATCAGCGGAGACAGGTGCCGGTGCGTGACCTCGCCGAGGTTGTCGGGGGTCATCCACTCCTCGAGCCAGCCGGTCTTCGGGCTGACCCGGGGCAGGTAGAGCTTGGCCTGCATCGCGCTCAGCTCGGCGGCCAGCTCGGTGTCCCGGTGGAGCACGCGGGAGGCGGCCTTGAACTCCTCGAAGAGCTCCCACGCCAGTTCCTGCCCGTAGGTGTTGCCCTTCCCGTCCGGACCGTGCTCCGGGGACCAGGAGGTGTCGTCGATCAGGACCTGTTGGGACGTGCCGTCCGTCCCGGTGACCGTCGTGCTGATCAGGCGCGCCTGCCAGAACTCCGCGGCCCCCTTCAGGACGGGGTAGATCAGCTCCAGGTAGGCGCGGTCCTGGCTGTACTCGTAGTGCCGCCACAGGGAGTTGCACAGCCAGGCGTTGCCGGAGGGGTGCCAGGCCCAGCCGCTGCCGCCGTGGATGTTGGTGGAGAACGCGACCGCCCAGCCGGCGATCTTCCCCGTGCTGTTGCGGAACCGGTTGCGTTCGTCGTTGTACAGCCGCTTGGTGACGTCGGTCCAGACCGGCAGCTGGGACACGCAGTACCGGGCGAGGGCGTACGCGTTCTCGCCCAGGCCGGCCGGGTCGGCCAGCCAGTAGTTCATCTGGACGTTGATGTCGGTGTGGTAATCGGCGTACCAGTCCGGGTTGTTGTTGTGCACCCAGATGCCCTGCAGGTTCATCGGCAGCCAGTCGCGGGAGCCGGTGATCGTCAGGTAGCGGCCGTATTGGACGTAGGCGGCCTCCAGTTCCGGGTCCGGCGTGGTCGCGTCGGTGTACCTCACGGCGATGCGCGACCAGGAGTCCAGGGACCGCTGCAGCGCCGACGACTCGCCCAGGTCGATGCTGAACCGGTTGTAGAGCCGGTGGTAGTCGGACACGTGGGTCTTGAGCAGCTCGTTCTCGGACACCTTCGCCGCGGCGGCGATCTTGGCGCGGGCCACCGCGAGGGGATCGGTGCCCGGCTCGCGGAACTTCTTCGCGGCGTCGGGGGAGTAGTCGGTGCCGCCGCACACCACGATCAGCAGCTCCCGGCACCCGGCGAAGGACAGTTTGTCGCCCTCCACACTGACCCGGCCCGACGCGCTGACCGCGGTCACCGCCGCCGCGTAGCGCAGACCGTTCTTCAGCGTCCCGGCGAACGACACGTTCCCGCTGCCGCCCGCGGTGGTCTCGCCGTGCGTGCCGGCCAGCGAGACCGTACCGGTGTGCGGCCCGCCGCTGAGCCGGACGACGACCACGTCGTCCGGATGGCTGGCGTACACCTCGCGCCGGTGGAGGTTGCCCTCGTGCAGGTACTCCGCGGAGACCACGCCGTTGCTCAGGTCGAGCCGGCGACGGTACTTGCTCACCGCCTTGCCGGAGTGGCCGGGCAACGCGATCCGGAGCTTGGCCAGGAGGCCGAAGCTGCCGAAGTCGTCCGGACCGTACGGCAACTGGCCGTCGTCGGTCAGGGTGTCGTTGGTGCCGCCGGTCCAGAACGCGCCGTCGGTCAGGTAGAGGAAGTCGTCCGCCGGATCGCCGCCGACGAGCGCGCCCAGCCGGCCGTTGCCGACCGGCAGTGCCTCCTGGATGATGCGCGCCTCGTTGGCGGGCGTGCGGTACCAGATCGACGTGGCCTTCCCCTCCGGGACGATGTCCACGCTGGTCGGACGGGCGGGAGCGGCATGTGCGGCGAACGGGTAGAGGCCGCTCGACAGGGCGAGAGCACCACTGGTGGCGCCGGCCAGGCGGAGGAAGTCACGTCGGGAAGAAGCGGACACGGCAAGGGTTCCCTTCCAGGGTCACAGCAGCCCACGAAAAGTATTCATAAATAATCAACTTGTTTCGCCCATGTCAACGGCTGGTGCCAAATTAACCCGACCTTTGCCCTTGTCGCTGTTGATCTTATGGACTTTTAGTCCGTGATATCCCCATCTCTGGCGCGAGGTTCGAGGCTCCGTGACGCGAGTAGGTCGGATGTCTACGGTGCGACGATGAAGGCGTTCTGACGGCTCGTCGGGTTCCAGGGCACGCACGCTCATCGACGGCGGCGCGTGGTGTGGTGTCGAATGGCCGTCATGGGCAGGCGCGGCCGCACCGTGGGTAAGAACAGCACTGTGGATCCTGCGGAAGTGACGAACGCCGACGCCTGGACCGCCTACGGGGCCCACCACGTGGCCAGGGGCACCGACGTTCCCGACGCGGACGACATCTCCTGGGGCTTCTGGCCGGACGGGGGCTCGGGCCTGGCCAGGCATGCCGCCCATCTGGTCCGTGCGCACGGTGCCGACGTCGACGCCGTCGAAGCCTCGCCCACCCAGTACGAGCGCGCCGCCGCACGCTACTCCGCCGTACCCGGGCTGCGCCTGATCCTGGCCGACGCGGTCGACCATCTGCGGCGGGCGGATCCGTACGAGGTGATCTACTCCGTCCACGGTTTCGCGTACGTCGACCCGCGCCGGCTGCTGCCCGCCGTCGCGGACGCGCTGGCACCGGGCGGCAGGCTGGTGTTCTCGGTCCTGCACACCGCCTCCGACGGCCAGGGCCCCTCGGACACCGTCACGGCCCGCCCGCAGATCCTGCCCCTGGCGGGCGGCGGGCAGCTCATCGTGCAGATGTGGGTCCTGACACCGGAGTTGTGGCGGGACCTGCTGGAGGAGCACGGCTTCGTCGTCGAGCGGATCGAGGTCCTGGACGCGCCGGAAGAGGGTGTCCCGACGTCCTGCCGCCTGTTCCGCGTACGTCGGCGCATCCGGGCCACCAGCCGCCCCCGCACCACCGGCCCGCCGCCGCCGAACACC includes:
- a CDS encoding AraC family transcriptional regulator, which gives rise to MPFEELRTLLARHARSDSTTDIDGVLVSRVDRPDPPAPSTSGTVLAVIAQGAKRLALGDRVYEYGPGQYLVASVDLPVTGQFTQADPDRPALGFGLTLEPSAVAELLLQAGPGDIPRAGGGAPSGIAVSDAPAPLLDAVVRLLRLLDEPRDRAVLAPLVKREILWRLMTGEQGAAVRQLGLADSGLSHVSRAVRWIREHYAEPFRVEDVARRSGMSVSAFYRNFQAVTAMSPIQFQKQIRLQEARLLLATHPGDVTGVGQRVGYDNLSQFSREYHRQFGAPPSRDAARMRNTAQTP
- a CDS encoding NUDIX domain-containing protein, which gives rise to MTNADAWTAYGAHHVARGTDVPDADDISWGFWPDGGSGLARHAAHLVRAHGADVDAVEASPTQYERAAARYSAVPGLRLILADAVDHLRRADPYEVIYSVHGFAYVDPRRLLPAVADALAPGGRLVFSVLHTASDGQGPSDTVTARPQILPLAGGGQLIVQMWVLTPELWRDLLEEHGFVVERIEVLDAPEEGVPTSCRLFRVRRRIRATSRPRTTGPPPPNTALGVGAILHGPRGLLLGRHRRGTWELPGGSVERGESLAGTAAREVKEETGCTVREEDVELLGLLLDEAQGMLRATVAAVITAWDGEPGDQPGESVGDWRWWPLDRLPNGLFVPSAQCLTTWRPDLPIEHPPARLHPLWGTGAVRARRDV
- the ppsA gene encoding phosphoenolpyruvate synthase — protein: MSEQYVIDLHEVDETRVAVVGGKGAHLGGLSRIDGIRVPDGFCVTTDAFRRIMAEAPSIDDRLDELSRLDPDDHEAIRTLSAQIRRAIEGIAIPDDLAAAIARPLTRLGEQAAYAVRSSATAEDLPTASFAGQQDTYLNVVGPAAILRHVSRCWASLFTERAVTYRRRNGIDHRTVHMAVVVQQMVFPHAAGILFTADPVTGNRKLATVDAGFGLGEALVSGLVNPDVFTVRDGEVVTKAIAAKQRAVHALPTGGTHEVAIDAQRQEQPALTDAQVVRLVQLGRRIEAHFGRPQDIEWCLVDDSFQIVQSRPITTLFPIPEAGDEENHVYVSVGHQQMMTDPMKPLGLSMWQLTAMAPMHTAGGRLFVDATRRLASPASRAALLDVMGKGDPLVRDALETVLDRDDFVPSLPDAPPGGLPFGAAPAPIATDPAIVTELIERSQVSIAALERDIQAKTGPALFDFLLEAFEEHKRALGDPLNMQAIMAGMEATWWLNDKLQEWLGEKNAADTLTLSAPDNITSEMGLALLDVADVIRPHAQVVAFLQGVQDESFLDELPKLAGGTEARDAIEGYLDRYGMRCVAEIDITRPRWRERPTTLVPVILDNVRNFEPGAAERRFEEGRQKAQEKEQDVLARLRALPDGDRKADEAKRMIDRVRTFIGYREYPKYGIVSRYFVYKRALLEEAERLVQAGVLAEKEDVFYLTFQEFHDVVRSHQVDARLIQQRKDAFRSYQALTPPRVLTSDGEALTGAYRRDDVPPGALIGVPVSAGTVEGRARVILDMAEADLEAGDILVTTFTDPSWSPLFVAIAGLVTEVGGLMTHGAVIAREYGLPAVVGVEQATRRIRDGQRIRVHGTDGCVEILP
- a CDS encoding glycoside hydrolase family 95 protein — its product is MSASSRRDFLRLAGATSGALALSSGLYPFAAHAAPARPTSVDIVPEGKATSIWYRTPANEARIIQEALPVGNGRLGALVGGDPADDFLYLTDGAFWTGGTNDTLTDDGQLPYGPDDFGSFGLLAKLRIALPGHSGKAVSKYRRRLDLSNGVVSAEYLHEGNLHRREVYASHPDDVVVVRLSGGPHTGTVSLAGTHGETTAGGSGNVSFAGTLKNGLRYAAAVTAVSASGRVSVEGDKLSFAGCRELLIVVCGGTDYSPDAAKKFREPGTDPLAVARAKIAAAAKVSENELLKTHVSDYHRLYNRFSIDLGESSALQRSLDSWSRIAVRYTDATTPDPELEAAYVQYGRYLTITGSRDWLPMNLQGIWVHNNNPDWYADYHTDINVQMNYWLADPAGLGENAYALARYCVSQLPVWTDVTKRLYNDERNRFRNSTGKIAGWAVAFSTNIHGGSGWAWHPSGNAWLCNSLWRHYEYSQDRAYLELIYPVLKGAAEFWQARLISTTVTGTDGTSQQVLIDDTSWSPEHGPDGKGNTYGQELAWELFEEFKAASRVLHRDTELAAELSAMQAKLYLPRVSPKTGWLEEWMTPDNLGEVTHRHLSPLIGFYPGDRIAADTSPPELLEGVRALLTARGMDSFGWACAWRSLCWSRLKDAEKAYQLYLTVLRPSITNGNGTSANWFDMYSQGSYTIFQIDANLGGATAALEMILYSRPGVIELLPALPQAWAAKGSVTGVGARGGFEVDLSWRNGKVTEATVRSTGGTATELRAGAFRKQLTLKPGKSVTIHIP
- a CDS encoding antibiotic biosynthesis monooxygenase, encoding MIVQYGFNATLTARPGTGDRLVDLLLTGLNEGSPGASEHCLVYLVSRSASDPDVVHVTEGWTSEEDHHRIFAGEAAQAIVAQIDGLLAEEPAYTDYVPVRGKAAF
- a CDS encoding alpha/beta hydrolase, with protein sequence MTTSMPATTSTTTPRPALDPELRDLLADMPLMSQLSPEVLAQLRRMPSPPVDSLTAHRRIDRREITVPAEDGTPLPLSVFSPANTDRSTAAPCIYWMHGGGMVMGDRFSQIDIPLEWLDTFGAVVASVDYRLAPEATGTTLVEDCYQGLFWISEHAEELGIDPARIVVAGASAGGGLAAGVTLMARDLGTPAIAAQMLICPMLDHRDTTASSRQYSGGPGVWTREMNAFGWRAVLGDRTDDEVSPYVSPALADDLSSLPTTYVDTGSAEVFRDEDTDYATRIWAAGGQAELHVWAGGFHGFDALYPQARISATARRTRTDWLARLLSPHPAA